CTACGGCATTCAGTATTTTCACGTCTCGCCGTTGCTGGCGCTTCCGCTGTGCGCGCTGTTGGTCGGCACGCTGTCGCTGGGGTTGGAGCGGATCGTGTTGCGGCCGTTCTATCAGCGTGAATATCAGGGCATGATCGCGACCCTTGGCCTGTCGACCATGATGACCTATCTGGGCGTGATCTTTTTCGGGGTCAATCAGCGCTCGATCCCGCCGACCTATTCCGAGATTTTCGTGCTCGGTCCGGTCAGGCTTCCGGCCGATCGGTTGATCGTGCTCGCGATCGTGGCCGTCACGCTCACGGCCTTCTTTCTCTTCATGCGCTTCACGAAGGCGGGCCTGGCGATGCGGGTGGTCGCCCAGGATATCGATACCGCGCAGGTGCAGGGCATCAACGCGCACGCCTATTACCGCGCGGCGTTCTTCGTCGCCACCGCGCTTGCGGGTCTCGCCGGCGGGTTGTTGGGGCAGCTTTATTCGTTGTCGCCTTTCATGGGCGCTTCCCCCATCGTCAAGGCGTTCATCGTCGTCATTCTCGGCGGCCTCGGGAGCATTCCGGGCGCAGCCGTCGGCGGGTTGGTGCTGGGGATGTCGGAGAGCGCCCTGACGACCTATTACGGCGCGTCGGTGGCGCAGTTCGCCTCCTACGCCGTGATCATGCTGGTGCTGGTGCTCCGGCCCCAGGGATTGCTCGGACGCGCAGAGCGGGTTGCATGACGATCGAAGCCACGACGCCACACGCCACGACTTTGCATTTGCGGCCGATCCGCGCGATGCCCGCGGTCCTCGTTGCCGTTGCGGCGGCGCTGGTGCCGCCGCTCGCCGGCGAGACGTTCCTGCTCTACATCGCGACGCTGGTCGGCCTTTATGCCATCGGCGCCATGAGCATCCACTTGATCTTCCGGGTCGGGCAGTTCTCGCTCGGGCAGGCTGCGTTTCTCGGGATCGGCGGCTACACCAGTGCGCTTCTGACGACCGGCCTTCATTTGTCCTGGTGGCTGTCGCTTGTCGCGGGCGCGGCGCTGTCTGCCGCCATCGGCGCCATCGTCGGGCCCGTCGTGCTGCGCCTGAAGGGCGTCTATTTCGTGCTCTTCACGTTCACCTTCGGCGAGTTCGTCCGCCAGATCTTCGTGGACTGGACCTCCGTCACGGGGGGCTCCGAAGGCATTGCGGGGATCGCCGCGCCTCAGTCGTTCAGCTCGCCGACCGGCTTCTATTATCTCGTTCTCGCCTTCGCGCTGCTGACGGCCGCGGTCTGCGGCCGCCTCCTGATGTCGCAGTTCGGCGACGCCGTCGATGCCATCCGCGAAAGCGAAAGCCTCGCCCAGAGCAATGGCATTCCGGTGTTCAGGGTGAAGATCATCGTGTTCGTGATCTCCTGCGCGTTTCTCGGTGTCCAGGGGTCGCTGCAGGCGAGCTTCGTCCACTATATCTCGCCGCTCTCCTACGGCTTTCCGGAATCGCTGAAGCTCGTCGTGATCAACGTCATCGGCGGCCTCAACACGCTCTGGGGTCCGGTGCTCGGTTCGGTGTTCATCGTCGCGCTGCCGGAGCTGCTGCGCAACTGGGTCGATTATCAGTGGGTGCTGTACGGCCTGGCGCTGATCCTCCTGATGCGTTACCTGCCGGGTGGACTCTGCGATATCGGCGTGTTGCTGCGGAGCTGGCGCGAGCCGGCCGGGCGGGATCGGTCATGACGGCGCTGCTCGAGGTCGACAGGATCAGCAAGAGCTTTCGCGCGCTGCGCGCCGTGACCGCCCTGCGCTTCAGCGTGGCGCAGGGCGAGATTCTCGGCATGATCGGACCGAACGGCGCCGGCAAGACCACCGCCGTGAACCTGGTGTCCGGCACGATCGTTCCCGACACCGGACGCGTCCGCTTCGGCGGCGAGGATATCACCGGCAAGCCGACCCACGCGCTCGTCGCAAGGGGGCTCGTGCGCACGTTCCAGTCGACCACCATCTATGGCAACCGGACGGTCTGGCAGAACGTGCTGCGCGGGGCGTTCAGCCGCGGCTACAAGGGCTTCTGGAGTACGATGATCGGCTCGCCGGCGCACAGGGACGCCATGCGTTCGGCGAGCGGGGATGCCGAACGCCTGCTCGGCGAGCTGGGCCTGCGCGAATGCCGCGACGACCTCGCCGGCAGCCTGCCTTACGGGCGGCAGAAGGCGCTCGGCCTTGCGATTGCGCTTGCGAGCGGGCCGCGGATGATCCTGCTCGACGAGCCGGCCGCGGGCTTGAGCTCGGAGGAGGCCGACCGCGTCGCCGATGTCATCAAGGAGATCAATGGCAATGGCGTGACGGTGATGGTGATCGACCACAACATGCGGTTCATCTCCCGGCTGTGTGACCGGGTCGTGGTGCTGCATCACGGCACGGAGCTTTGCGTGGGCACGCCGGCCGACGTCATCCGCAATCCGCAAGTGATCGAAGCCTATCTCGGGTCTGAACATGAGCCTGCTTGAAATCCGGGAGCTCGTCGCGGTCTACGGCAATGTGCGGGCGACGCACGGCATTTCGGTCACGGTCGAGGAACACGAGATTCTGGCGCTGGTCGGCTCGAACGGGGCCGGCAAGAGCAGCACGCTGAAGGCCGTGATGGGGCTGGTGCAGATCGCCTCCGGCACGATCCGCCTTGATGGCGAGGACATCTCGGGGCGGCCGCCTTATTCGATGGCCAGGCGCGGCATCGCCTTCTCGCCGGAGGGGCGCCGGGTCTTCGTCGAGACCAGCGTGCATGAAAACCTGCTGGCGGGCGCGCATGTCCTCAAGGCTGCCGCCGCGACCGAGCGGCTCGAACAGATCCTGACCTATTTTCCCAGGCTTCGGGAGCGGCTGAAGCAGGCCGCCGGCAGCTTGAGCGGCGGCGAGCAGCAGATGCTCGCGATCGGTCGCGCGCTGATGTCGCGGCCGCGGCTATTGCTTCTGGACGAGCCTTCGCTCGGCCTTGCGCCGGTGATGGTTCAGAGGATCGGCGAGCTGATCCGGGAGATCCAGTCGCGGGAGCGGCTGGCCGTGGTGCTGGCCGAGCAGAACGCCAATTGGGCGCTCAAGCTCGCCGACCGCGGCCTTGCCATCGAGGTCGGCCGGGTCAGGTTCGAGGGCGCCTCGAGAGAACTTCGCGACAACGCCGAGATCAGGCGCGCCTTTCTGGGAGCCTGATCGCCGCGTTGCTGTAGACCAACGAGTTGATGCGTCACGGAAAGGCCGAACCGGCCCTGACAATAAGAAGAGGAGTTAACGTGCCCCAGCTTTCAAACAGCCTTCACGTCAGAGACGTCGCCAGTCTTGTTCACCCGCAGACCAACCTGCGCAAGCACGTCGAAAGCGGGCCGCGCATCTTCACCCGCGGCGAAGGCATCCACGTCTACGACGACGCCGGAAAGAAATATCTCGAAGCCGCCGCCGGACTGTGGTGCGCCTCGCTCGGCTTCGGCAACGAGCGGCTGGCCAAGGTCGCCTACAACCAGATGCGGGATATCGGCTACTACCACATCTATCGACACGCCTCGCATGGGCCGGCGATCGAGCTGGCCGAGAAGTTGCTCGAGATCGCGCCGGTGCCGATGTCCAAGGTCGTGTTCCAGTGCTCGGGATCGGAGGCCAACGACACCGCCGTCAAGCTGGTCTGGTATTACTGGAACGCCGTCGGTAAGCCGCAGAAGAAGAAGATCATCGCGCGGATGGCGAGCTATCACGGCTCGACCTGCGCCTCGGTGAGCCTGACCGGCAAGCCCGAGATGCATGCCGATTTCAACCTGCCGTTCCCGAACTTCCTGCACACCGAATTTCCGCACTACTACCGCTTTGCCGCCGAGGGCGAGACCGAGGAGCAGTATTCCGCGCGGATGGCCGCGGCGCTCGAACAGCTCATCCTGAAGGAGGGGCCCGAGACGATCGCCGCGTTTTGGGCCGAGCCGGTGATGGGCGCGGGCGGCGCGGTGTTGCCGCCTGCCGGCTACTTCAAGCGGATCCAGGACGTCTTGAGGAAATACGACATCCTGTTCGTGGCCGACGAGGTGATCTGCGGCTTCGGCCGGACCGGCAACATGTGGGGATCGCAGACCTTCGACATGCAGCCGGACATGATCTCCTGCGCCAAGGCCCTGTCCGCGGGGCTTATCCCGATTTCGGCGCTGCTGATCAACGAGCGGGTCTTCCAGGCGATGCTCACAGAGAGCGACAGGCAGGGCAGCTTCGCGCACGGATATACCTATGCCGGCCATCCGGTCGCCGCGGCGGTGGCGCTCGAAACGCTCAAGATCTATGACGAGCTCGGCATCGTCGATCACGTCAGGCGGATGGAAAAGCCGTTCCTCGCCGGCCTGCACAGCTTGCGCGATCATCCCCTGGTCGGCAGCGCCGAAGGCATCGGCCTGATCGGCGGCATCGAGATCGTGCAGGACAAGGCGAGCCGAAAGCCATTTCCGGCCGAGCAGCAGATTCCGACGAAGATCGATGCGAAGATCCGCGAGCGCGGCGTGATCCTGCGGTTGATCGGCAACCGGCTTGCCTTCTCGCCGCCGCTGATCATCGACGAAGCCCAGATCGGAGACATGTTCGACCGCATCGGGGACGCGCTGCGGGAATTCCGTTAGCGGGCGCCCGAGTTTTTCGCAAATCTGCCCTCTGGGCGGCCGGCGACCCCCGAAGAGATTGCCAGCACTGTCGCCTTCCTGGTGTCGGATCTTTCCTCCTATGCCAGCGGGACGGTCGTGAATGTCGATGGTGGGCTGTCCGGGCGTCGATCCTTCATTTGATCAAGGTTTGGGAGTGACTGCATCGCCATCGAGGATCCTTAAGACGGCTTCGTTGCAGCTTCGGCCGCCGGCTTTCCGGTTCGGATCGCGCATAGCGTCTATTCCCGCGATGAAGAGTTTTCCATCGCGCTGCTCAACGTCGATGATGTGACCGGATCGTCCGGAGCCTGACGTCATTTACTCCGCAAGCTCGAGACCGGTATCAAGACCGCGCAAAGCTCGCCGAGCTCCTCTGACCGCGTGGGACCTTAATAGCCTGTGGCTAATATAAGATAGATACCGCATTAAACGACTGTACAACCAGAGCGAGGATTCTGCCGAGGATGCATTTTGACTACGCTCGGCGTCCAGAATTAAGGCAATTTCAATCAGAATTTGGAACCTTGACCTTCGCTAAATCACACCGCGATGTTCTCGCGTCTCCCCTCCCTGATAGGAATTTCAGATGTTCTCGTCGGTCAAAGGTCGAATTGTCGTCGGCTTTGGCGTCGTGATCGCGCTCCTGATCGCAGCCACCATCGCAGACCTCATATTGGTGTCGGGCATCAGTTCCGACTTCGATC
This genomic interval from Bradyrhizobium sp. NP1 contains the following:
- a CDS encoding branched-chain amino acid ABC transporter permease, with protein sequence MMSWAVLSQIVLNGLNLSAIYILMALGFTLIFGIMRIVNFAHGEFAMLGGFLVLYGIQYFHVSPLLALPLCALLVGTLSLGLERIVLRPFYQREYQGMIATLGLSTMMTYLGVIFFGVNQRSIPPTYSEIFVLGPVRLPADRLIVLAIVAVTLTAFFLFMRFTKAGLAMRVVAQDIDTAQVQGINAHAYYRAAFFVATALAGLAGGLLGQLYSLSPFMGASPIVKAFIVVILGGLGSIPGAAVGGLVLGMSESALTTYYGASVAQFASYAVIMLVLVLRPQGLLGRAERVA
- a CDS encoding ABC transporter ATP-binding protein; its protein translation is MTALLEVDRISKSFRALRAVTALRFSVAQGEILGMIGPNGAGKTTAVNLVSGTIVPDTGRVRFGGEDITGKPTHALVARGLVRTFQSTTIYGNRTVWQNVLRGAFSRGYKGFWSTMIGSPAHRDAMRSASGDAERLLGELGLRECRDDLAGSLPYGRQKALGLAIALASGPRMILLDEPAAGLSSEEADRVADVIKEINGNGVTVMVIDHNMRFISRLCDRVVVLHHGTELCVGTPADVIRNPQVIEAYLGSEHEPA
- a CDS encoding ABC transporter ATP-binding protein, whose protein sequence is MSLLEIRELVAVYGNVRATHGISVTVEEHEILALVGSNGAGKSSTLKAVMGLVQIASGTIRLDGEDISGRPPYSMARRGIAFSPEGRRVFVETSVHENLLAGAHVLKAAAATERLEQILTYFPRLRERLKQAAGSLSGGEQQMLAIGRALMSRPRLLLLDEPSLGLAPVMVQRIGELIREIQSRERLAVVLAEQNANWALKLADRGLAIEVGRVRFEGASRELRDNAEIRRAFLGA
- a CDS encoding aminotransferase, which gives rise to MPQLSNSLHVRDVASLVHPQTNLRKHVESGPRIFTRGEGIHVYDDAGKKYLEAAAGLWCASLGFGNERLAKVAYNQMRDIGYYHIYRHASHGPAIELAEKLLEIAPVPMSKVVFQCSGSEANDTAVKLVWYYWNAVGKPQKKKIIARMASYHGSTCASVSLTGKPEMHADFNLPFPNFLHTEFPHYYRFAAEGETEEQYSARMAAALEQLILKEGPETIAAFWAEPVMGAGGAVLPPAGYFKRIQDVLRKYDILFVADEVICGFGRTGNMWGSQTFDMQPDMISCAKALSAGLIPISALLINERVFQAMLTESDRQGSFAHGYTYAGHPVAAAVALETLKIYDELGIVDHVRRMEKPFLAGLHSLRDHPLVGSAEGIGLIGGIEIVQDKASRKPFPAEQQIPTKIDAKIRERGVILRLIGNRLAFSPPLIIDEAQIGDMFDRIGDALREFR
- a CDS encoding branched-chain amino acid ABC transporter permease, which encodes MTIEATTPHATTLHLRPIRAMPAVLVAVAAALVPPLAGETFLLYIATLVGLYAIGAMSIHLIFRVGQFSLGQAAFLGIGGYTSALLTTGLHLSWWLSLVAGAALSAAIGAIVGPVVLRLKGVYFVLFTFTFGEFVRQIFVDWTSVTGGSEGIAGIAAPQSFSSPTGFYYLVLAFALLTAAVCGRLLMSQFGDAVDAIRESESLAQSNGIPVFRVKIIVFVISCAFLGVQGSLQASFVHYISPLSYGFPESLKLVVINVIGGLNTLWGPVLGSVFIVALPELLRNWVDYQWVLYGLALILLMRYLPGGLCDIGVLLRSWREPAGRDRS